The proteins below come from a single Oceanotoga teriensis genomic window:
- a CDS encoding ABC transporter ATP-binding protein yields the protein MELLSLENISIGFKNKNYLSSAVKNISFKIKKGEILGIVGESGCGKSITSLSIIGLLPDNAVITSGKLIFDNKNLLSLKNKERIKMMGEKISMIFQEPMVSLNPLMKIGKQIEENIVQHRIIDKKTLKEETLNLLKSTGIPDVESSYNKYPHELSGGQRQRVIIAIAIANQPDLIIADEPTTALDVTIQAQIIDLLKNINKSRESSILFVSHDIGVIDEICDSVVVMYFGEIIEKGSKKEIINNPKHPYTEGLLKCLPSDDLRGKKLYNIKGKVPDINSKIEGCPFKDRCDFVMDICKIENPKEFKINEEHYVKCHKVINNG from the coding sequence ATGGAATTATTGAGTTTAGAGAATATTTCAATAGGATTTAAAAATAAAAATTATTTGAGTTCGGCTGTTAAAAATATAAGTTTTAAAATAAAAAAAGGTGAAATACTTGGAATTGTTGGTGAATCGGGATGTGGTAAGAGCATAACCTCTCTTTCTATAATAGGACTTTTACCTGATAATGCTGTAATAACTTCTGGTAAGTTGATATTTGATAATAAAAACTTATTATCTTTAAAAAATAAAGAAAGAATAAAAATGATGGGTGAAAAAATTTCTATGATCTTTCAAGAACCAATGGTATCTTTGAATCCTCTTATGAAAATAGGAAAACAAATAGAAGAAAATATAGTTCAACATAGAATTATAGATAAAAAGACTTTAAAAGAAGAAACATTAAATCTATTAAAAAGTACGGGAATACCAGATGTTGAAAGTTCTTATAATAAATATCCTCATGAATTATCCGGTGGACAAAGACAAAGAGTTATCATAGCAATTGCAATTGCTAATCAACCTGATTTAATAATAGCTGATGAACCTACAACAGCATTAGATGTTACAATACAAGCTCAAATAATAGATTTATTAAAAAATATAAATAAAAGTAGGGAATCTTCTATTTTATTTGTATCTCATGATATAGGCGTTATAGATGAGATATGTGATTCTGTAGTTGTTATGTATTTTGGGGAAATAATAGAAAAGGGAAGCAAAAAAGAAATAATAAATAATCCTAAACATCCCTATACTGAGGGACTTTTAAAATGTTTGCCTTCTGATGATTTAAGGGGTAAGAAACTTTATAATATAAAAGGAAAAGTTCCTGATATAAACTCAAAGATTGAGGGTTGTCCATTCAAGGATAGATGTGATTTTGTTATGGATATTTGTAAAATTGAAAACCCAAAAGAATTTAAGATTAATGAAGAACATTATGTGAAATGTCATAAGGTGATAAATAATGGATAG
- a CDS encoding ABC transporter permease — protein MKNINLMIGIIIISFIVLIGVLSFFYTPHDITQMNVTKRFSSPSFENILGTDNFGRDILSRIMVGTQTALFVGFVSVAIGLVFGVFIGALSGYLGGIFDEIIMRFMDAMLAFPGILFALMFVSIFGVGIKNTIIAIGIMSIPSFARITRSGVIQHKNFEYVKNAKIKGAGSLRIIFFHILPNILSPILVAGSLGFSSAILSEAGLSYLGLGVQPPYPSWGRMLNESQIFITISPWYAIAPGLMISLTVLGFNFLGDGLRDLQDKRKK, from the coding sequence ATGAAGAATATAAATTTAATGATAGGAATAATTATAATTTCTTTTATAGTTTTAATAGGTGTTTTGAGTTTTTTTTATACTCCGCATGATATAACTCAAATGAATGTGACTAAAAGATTTTCTTCACCATCATTTGAAAATATACTTGGAACTGATAATTTTGGTAGAGATATATTGAGTAGAATAATGGTTGGTACACAAACAGCTTTATTTGTTGGATTTGTATCTGTTGCAATAGGTCTCGTATTTGGAGTTTTTATAGGAGCGTTATCTGGATATTTAGGTGGGATATTTGATGAAATAATTATGAGATTTATGGATGCGATGCTTGCTTTTCCTGGTATATTATTCGCTTTGATGTTTGTATCGATTTTTGGAGTGGGAATAAAAAATACCATAATTGCGATAGGGATTATGTCTATACCAAGTTTTGCTCGTATAACAAGAAGTGGTGTTATTCAACATAAAAATTTTGAATATGTGAAGAATGCAAAAATAAAAGGTGCAGGTAGTTTAAGAATAATATTTTTTCATATACTTCCAAATATACTTTCTCCAATACTTGTTGCAGGATCATTAGGTTTTTCCAGTGCTATACTTTCCGAAGCTGGTTTGAGTTATCTTGGACTTGGAGTTCAACCGCCATATCCAAGTTGGGGTAGGATGCTTAATGAATCACAAATATTTATAACTATATCTCCATGGTATGCTATTGCTCCAGGATTGATGATATCTTTAACTGTTTTAGGGTTTAATTTTCTCGGAGATGGATTGAGAGATCTTCAAGACAAAAGGAAGAAGTGA